In one window of Arachis ipaensis cultivar K30076 chromosome B06, Araip1.1, whole genome shotgun sequence DNA:
- the LOC107647543 gene encoding uncharacterized protein LOC107647543 codes for MSTLPNEGPSQAAAPPTSMLRSSIPDAYTLHSSDHPGLILVSQPLQEDNYASWCRSMRLALSGKRKIGFIDGSLPKPDPALDPVLAETWQCTNDIVTTWLLNSISKDIATSVIYAGSAALLWQDLEARFSQSNAPQIFELKKSLMTLTQGSLTVSQYFTKLKILWEELNTFKPLVACSCSGVKVIQAYLDQEYVMLFLMGLNENLANVRS; via the coding sequence ATGTCGACCCTTCCAAATGAAGGTCCGTCACAGGCGGCGGCTCCTCCGACTTCGATGCTACGTTCGTCAATTCCTGACGCTTATACACTTCATTCAAGTGATCACCCAGGGCTCATACTGGTGTCTCAACCACTTCAAGAAGATAACTATGCTTCTTGGTGTCGATCGATGCGTCTCGCACTCAGTGGAAAGCGCAAAATCGGGTTCATTGATGGCTCCCTCCCAAAACCAGACCCTGCTCTTGATCCAGTGCTTGCAGAAACATGGCAATGCACCAATGATATAGTCACTACTTGGTTGCTAAATTCGATTTCAAAAGATATCGCAACAAGCGTGATTTACGCTGGCTCAGCTGCACTTTTATGGCAAGATCTGGAAGCTAGGTTCTCCCAAAGCAACGCGCCTCAAATTTTTGAGTTAAAGAAATCACTGATGACACTAACTCAAGGATCTCTCACTGTTTCACAGTACTTCACAAAATTGAAGATTCTTTGGGAAGAACTCAACACCTTTAAGCCTCTTGTTGCTTGTTCTTGCAGTGGAGTGAAGGTCATCCAAGCATATCTAGATCAAGAGTACGTCATGCTATTCCTCATGGGATTGAATGAAAATTTGGCAAATGTGAGGAGCTAA